GGCAGATGGTGGGCGTGGGGTGCATGGTGGATTCGTGCCGCAAGTGTCCGAACTGCAAGCACGGGGACGAGCAGTACTGCGACAACGAGATCATCTTCACGTACAACAGCATCGATCACAAGGCGCCCACCGGATCGGCGCCGGGGACGCAGACGTACGGCGGGTACTCGACGCAGATCGTGGTCGATCAGGACTTTGTGCTGACGATTCCGAAGGGGCTCGATCCGGCGGCTGCCGCGCCTTTGCTGTGCGCCGGGATCACGACGTATTCGCCGCTTCGCCACTGGAAGGTGAAGAAGGGGCAGAAGGTCGGCATCGTCGGGCTGGGCGGGCTCGGGCACATGGGCGTGAAGCTGGCGCGGGCGATGGGCGCGAAGGTGGTGCTGTTCACGACGTCGCCGAGCAAGGTGGCGGACGGCAAGCGGCTGGGTGCGCACGAGGTGGTCATCTCGAAAAACCCGGAAGAGATGGCGAAGCACGCGAACTCGTTTGATTTCATTCTGAACACGGTCGCGGCGTCGCACGACCTCGATCAGTACATCTCGCTGCTGCGGCGGGACGGGACGATGTGCCTGGTCGGAGCGCCGGAACACCCCCACCCCTCGCCGACGGTGTTCAACCTGATCTTCAAGCGTCGCGAGATCGCGGGGTCGCTGATCGGCGGCATCCGCGAGACGCAGGAGATGTTGAACTTCTGCGCGAAGCACAAGATCGTGAGCGACATCGAGATCATCCCGATGCAGAAGATCAACGAGGCTTACGAGCGGATGTTGAAGAACGATGTGAAGTACCGGTTTGTGGTGGATATGGGGTCGCTGAAGTAGGGGCAGAAGGCACTGGGCATTTGGCACTAGGCATTAGGAAGAGAAAGGCCCCGCGATGTGCGGGGCCTTTGTTTTGGAGAGACGGACAAAGGGATTGGCTCGAAGGCGAGCTCGGCGGGTCGATAACTTGCGGGAGACCTTGGCCGAGTGGAATGGGCTTGGCGATCGTCGCAGAGTTTGGGGCGAGCCAGCGCAGCGACAGAAATTGCTGCGGTGCAACTTTGGTGGTAATCCGTTCGCGGGAACTTGTTGCGGGTTTCAATGCATGCGTTTTTCTTTGCACGTTCGTGGGCGTCCGGTATCTTTATGGAATGATCAATCGCTGTGTGGGTACTGCTTTTCTTTCGCTGATGACGCTCGTGGGCGTGACGCATGCGGAGCCTTGTGTGCCGCGGTGGCTGCCGGGGAGCGGCGCGCCGGGCGTGGACGGTGCGGTCTACACGTCGACAATGTGGGACCCGGACGGCGCGGGCCCGGCGGGGCCGGTGCTGGTGATCGGCGGCGAGTTTGAATATGTCGGGGCAACACTCTGCCGCAATGTTGCGACGTTCGATCCGCAGACGGGGGTGTGGG
The DNA window shown above is from Phycisphaeraceae bacterium and carries:
- a CDS encoding NAD(P)-dependent alcohol dehydrogenase — its product is MATATKTKSRSARKPSVRFAAAPLPTSPIAVAGYAARSANAPLGDFSFERRVPGPKDVQIEILYCGVCHSDLHTARNEWKMTQYPCVPGHEIVGRVLSVGKAVKKFKPGQMVGVGCMVDSCRKCPNCKHGDEQYCDNEIIFTYNSIDHKAPTGSAPGTQTYGGYSTQIVVDQDFVLTIPKGLDPAAAAPLLCAGITTYSPLRHWKVKKGQKVGIVGLGGLGHMGVKLARAMGAKVVLFTTSPSKVADGKRLGAHEVVISKNPEEMAKHANSFDFILNTVAASHDLDQYISLLRRDGTMCLVGAPEHPHPSPTVFNLIFKRREIAGSLIGGIRETQEMLNFCAKHKIVSDIEIIPMQKINEAYERMLKNDVKYRFVVDMGSLK